From Toxorhynchites rutilus septentrionalis strain SRP chromosome 2, ASM2978413v1, whole genome shotgun sequence, a single genomic window includes:
- the LOC129765602 gene encoding pickpocket protein 28-like, which produces MITFKGQPDWTHVFGPRNRAVRWSPHSFSRKSIHGRWSWMKLRSNVRNLFHEYCSHSTIHGVSYIGSRRSILERFWWLVVFVLSIYGCGSLIHKVYNKWNNHPVIVTFDERPVPVWQIPFPAVTICPEAKIRADLMNFTDAFYRFAHPGPEDEELDQHSLDQLMAVLQLCNVFFYAIRYYTSLYAQAVSDLDVVSILDELSIPANETFAMCTINNKRCSHLFARTITDEGICFTYNGFSARDMFRSGVLHSEYGYLTETKRATNWSLEDGYTPGSPLSSHPFRAVGSGFGAGLQLQLMTANSDIEHHCREEQGFKVVLHPPNEYPLVSKKFVLLTLARDITIAVRPRIVRTSDELRSYSPERRQCFFNHERHLKFFLSYTQSNCELECLTNFTLEACGCVKFYMPRSEGTRLCHTADLECVLLAEMLLREQSADSHLVDPRRNQSDCNCMPACSSIDYDAEITQSMYNFQRTLDLRYRPILKSFLSYIYKKQITKLGIYFKEDQFFVSRRSELFGLTDFISNCGGILGLCMGVSLFSLVELLYYCCIRPVLLVRRAVGGGTQNIIVVRTGPEIRY; this is translated from the exons ATGATAACTTTCAAGGGACAACCCGACTGGACGCACGTGTTTGGACCCCGCAATCGTGCCGTTCGCTGGTCCCCGCATTCATTTTCCCGTAAATCGATCCATGGTCGGTGGAGTTGGATGAAACTTCGGTCCAATGTGAGGAATCTTTTCCACGAGTATTGCTCCCACAGCACAATTCATGGAGTCAGCTATATCGGTTCGCGAAGATCCATTCTGGAGCGGTTCTGGTGGCTCGTTGTGTTCGTTCTGTCAATTTACGGATGTGGAAGTTTGATCCATAAGGTGTACAACAAGTGGAATAACCATCCGGTAATTGTGACGTTTGACGAGCGACCGGTGCCTGTGTGGCAGATTCCTTTTCCCGCCGTCACGATCTGTCCGGAGGCGAAAATTCGTGccgatttgatgaacttcacgGACGCTTTTTACAGATTTGCCCACCCCGGACCAGAAGATGAGGAGCTGGACCAGCACAG TTTGGACCAATTGATGGCAGTTCTGCAGCTGTGTAACGTATTTTTCTACGCAATACGTTATTACACATCACTGTACGCACAGGCTGTATCCGATTTGGACGTAGTTTCTATCCTGGACGAGTTATCTATTCCTGCGAACGAAACGTTCGCGATGTGTACTATCAACAATAAGCGATGTAGTCATTTATTTGCGCGCACAATCACCGATGAAGGAATTTGCTTCACATATAATGGCTTCTCGGCACGAGACATGTTCAGAAGTGGTGTACTTCACAGCGAATATGGCTATTTAACGGAAACTAAACGCGCCACTAACTGGTCACTTGAGGATGGTTACACTCCGGGGAGTCCATTGAGTTCCCATCCCTTCCGTGCCGTTGGATCAGGCTTCGGAGCAGGACTCCAGCTGCAGTTGATGACCGCCAACAGTGACATAGAACACCACTGTCGGGAGGAGCAGGGATTCAAGGTGGTGCTCCATCCACCGAACGAGTACCCTCTCGTTTCCAAGAAATTCGTTCTGCTGACGCTCGCCCGGGACATTACCATAGCGGTTCGTCCTCGGATTGTCAGGACCTCGGATGAACTGCGCAGTTACAGTCCGGAACGGAGACAATGCTTTTTCAACCACGAGCGCCATCTCAAATTTTTCCTTTCGTACACTCAAAGCAACTGTGAGCTGGAATGTTTGACGAACTTTACGCTGGAGGCCTGCGGTTGCGTCAAATTTTATATGCCCCGATCGGAGGGAACTCGTCTATGTCACACGGCGGATCTTGAATGCGTCCTCTTGGCCGAGATGCTGCTTCGAGAACAGTCAGCCGACAGCCATCTGGTTGATCCACGCCGCAATCAATCCGATTGTAATTGTATGCCGGCGTGCAGTTCGATCGATTACGATGCTGAGATCACCCAGTCGATGTATAATTTTCAGCGAACTTTGGACTTAAGGTATCGACCCATTCTGAAGTCATTCCTGAGCTACATCTATAA GAAACAAATCACCAAACTCGGAATCTACTTCAAGGAGGATCAGTTCTTTGTCTCGAGGCGAAGTGAGCTGTTTGGTTTAACAGATTTTATCTCAAATTGCGGAGGAATCCTAGGTCTGTGCATGGGAGTGAGTCTCTTCAGTTTGGTCGAATTGCTCTACTATTGCTGTATTCGTCCAGTGCTGCTTGTTCGAAGAGCAGTGGGTGGTGGTACACAAAATATAATCGTTGTGAGAACCGGTCCTGAAATTCGAtactga
- the LOC129765601 gene encoding pickpocket protein 28-like — protein MAREDFSPHSIAQPPEKPIEPRTTTRRQLGNIFAEYCSTSTIHGVSYIGAQQRSKCERFWWIVMLGLSLYGCAKLIEKIYHKWDSGPVILSFDRKPTPVWQMPFPAVTICPEVKFRPECLNFTSTYKKMFLNESAGPLEEEETQKMLSVLQICDRMYSYEPFKTALRKYSFNQDVVHYLKQISPGAKRKLFFECRISLYPCVDLFKETITDEGICYTFNLIPENEMFRKKNLHDNYDYLESPYPSSNWTPDDGFRPEAELRTYPSRIFGSGFESGMYLQLMIPDSYEESHCREAQGFKMLLHSPAEYPVISKKFIRLTFNHEVTMALKPEIMITAAALRNYRPDVRQCFFGHERTLQFFAIYNQANCELECLTNYTLKLCGCVRFSMPRGHRTRLCESFELGCAITAENDIQILIAKGGIGTKSGTMDHCNCLPACNSIEYNAELTQTKYNFSKSYHLRYDKSNSHDQIARSVRIYALINANFAKLAIYFRQTQYITQKRDELFGWTDFIANCGGVMGLCMGVSLLSLAELFYYCLIRPLILLRYRGNREERNVVSVQPVYSLFKVERRA, from the exons GATTTCTCACCACATTCCATAGCTCAACCCCCGGAAAAGCCCATCGAACCACGAACTACAACCCGCAGACAACTTGGGAACATTTTCGCCGAATACTGCTCCACCAGCACGATTCACGGAGTCAGCTACATAGGCGCTCAACAGCGATCAAAATGCGAGCGCTTCTGGTGGATCGTCATGCTGGGCTTGTCGTTGTACGGATGTGCGAAGCTCATCGAGAAAATCTACCACAAATGGGATAGTGGCCCGGTGATCCTTAGCTTCGATCGGAAACCCACACCGGTTTGGCAGATGCCTTTCCCGGCGGTAACCATTTGTCCGGAGGTAAAATTCCGTCCGGAGTGTTTGAATTTCACCAGCACCTATAAAAAGATGTTCTTGAATGAGTCCGCCGGGCCGTTGGAAGAAGAGGA aaCCCAAAAAATGCTCAGTGTATTGCAAATTTGCGATCGAATGTATTCATACGAGCCATTCAAAACCGCGTTGAGAAAATATTCTTTCAACCAAGATGTTGTACATTATTTGAAACAGATTTCACCGGGGGCTAAAAGAAAACTATTCTTCGAATGTAGAATCAGTCTGTATCCGTGTGTGGATTTGTTCAAGGAGACTATAACAGACGAAGGGATATGTTACACTTTCAATTTAATTCCAGAGAATGAGATGTTTCGTAAGAAAAATTTACACGATAATTACGACTACTTGGAGAGCCCGTATCCATCCTCCAATTGGACCCCGGATGATGGCTTCAGGCCGGAGGCCGAGCTACGAACATATCCAAGTCGCATCTTCGGATCGGGCTTCGAATCGGGAATGTACCTACAGCTCATGATTCCCGATTCGTACGAAGAGAGTCACTGTCGCGAGGCGCAGGGCTTCAAAATGCTTCTACACTCACCGGCTGAGTATCCAGTGatttcaaagaaatttattcGTCTCACATTCAACCACGAGGTAACGATGGCACTTAAACCCGAAATAATGATCACTGCTGCCGCTCTTCGAAACTATCGGCCCGATGTTCGGCAGTGTTTCTTCGGCCACGAAAGGACGCTCCAATTCTTCGCGATCTACAACCAGGCAAACTGCGAACTGGAATGCCTCACCAATTACACCTTGAAGCTGTGCGGATGTGTGCGGTTCTCGATGCCTCGCGGCCACCGGACGAGACTTTGCGAATCGTTCGAGCTGGGGTGTGCTATCACAGCTGAGAACGATATTCAGATATTGATTGCGAAAGGAGGCATTGGGACAAAATCCGGAACCATGGACCATTGCAATTGTCTACCGGCTTGCAACTCGATCGAGTACAATGCCGAGCTTACGCAAACGAAATACAACTTCAGCAAATCGTATCACCTGCGTTACGACAAATCGAATTCGCACGATCAGATTGCTAGGTCTGTACGAATATATGCATTGATAAA CGCAAACTTCGCCAAGTTGGCTATTTACTTCCGGCAAACCCAATACATTACGCAGAAACGTGACGAGCTGTTCGGTTGGACCGATTTCATAGCAAACTGCGGCGGTGTGATGGGTCTTTGCATGGGCGTAAGTCTACTCAGTTTGGCCGAGCTGTTTTATTACTGCCTGATAAGACCCCTGATACTGCTCAGATATCGCGGGAATCGGGAGGAACGAAATGTTGTCTCCGTTCAACCGGTATATTCGTTGTTCAAAGTGGAACGGCGCGCTTAA